TCCATATAAATTATAAAGGGGATCGGTTCAAAAGGTTGAACTCTTAAGAAAGATGCATCCAAGGATGAAGTGGGGATGAGCAGTTGAGAGTTAATGAAATTAGGCACTGCATCAGGCTCCAGAATACAATGGATTGTTAAAGCAAtcaataaggaaataaaaataaaattcaagtaAGAAGGAATGCAGGAAATACCTGTGAACAATGGGTGGCACACATTCATGATGTAGATACGACAGGGCCTCTGCGGCTCCAGTAGCAATTTTTAACCTGGTTATCCAGTCCAGTGATTGCAAAGTACCATCCTCGGATGTAGTGTTTTTGTAGTACAAGCAATTAGACAAGTCCCCATTTGGCATGCTTTTATAAACCAGAAActtctcattctcattttctAAACAATGACCTAACAATGGAACGAATCTCTGATGAGAAACCTTATTGAAGAACTCCAACTCCGACAGGTAAGCTTCTTTTTTAGCTGAACGCATGTCGATCCTTTTGATGACGACAGGAATCCCACTTTCCAAAACACCATTGAAGAAGTCCCCAGTGTGTCCATGTTTGATAAGATTTGCATTATTGAAATCTCCTGTTGCCTGGAGCAGCTGATGATATGTAAACGAGTCCCCTACATTTGGAAATTCGATTGGTACACCGGGGTTTGGAGGACTGCTGCCAACAGGCGCAGGACCCACACCATTTCCTCTCTGACTTGAGTTACCCCTCTTACGAACACACAGAAGCAACAGAACCACTAGCAACACCAAAAGTGCAATTAAACCCAATCCACCCAAGACTGCAGCCAGTATAATCTTAGTCTTATTGCTCTTCCTGGAGCTTTCTGAGGCAGGAGGTGTTGTTGTATTCGGCTGTCCAAAATTATCAAAACTGAGCCCCCTCTCTTCATAAAACGATGCACATTCCGCTGTTGACCTCTGATCTGTGGCGTTCTGGAGACAGTTGCTACCTAGAGATACATTATGCATGAAATCCAGAACCTTGCCCTCAAAATAGTTGTTTGAAAGATCAATAAACCCAAACCTTCTTAAAGCAGGAGTGAGGTTTCCATAAAACTTATTGTGCGAAATATTGAGCACCGCAACAGTAGCATTAGCAGCCAAACTCGAATTAGGAAGCAGAGCACTGAAATTATTGGCAGACACATCAAGGAAGCTCAATCTTGGCAGAGACCACAACTCAACAGGCAAAGCACCACTAAAATTGTTCTGCTTCAGCACTAGGAACTGCAACTGCAATGAACCAGTAAACAATCTCCCGGGCAGAGCCCCCGTGAGCATGCTGTTTGTGAGTATCATCTGCCGCAAGTTCCTAAACCCAACCAAATCCTGAGGCAGTCCTCCACTGGCAAAAGAATTCTGACTAAGATCAAGGACAACTAAGCTAGTTAGACCCCCCAATTGAGTAGGCAAAGTGGCAAGTCCGTTGTTGGAAAGATTCAAGTACTGTAACCTGGAAAGAGACCCTATTTCGGGGGGAATCGGACCCGACAAAAAATTAGCAGACATGTCAAGGGAAGAAAGATTCCCAAGAAAGGCAAAAGATGTTGGTATGGAGCCAGCGAGAGAATTCCTGGAAAGATCAAGAACCGAAAGGGCAGAGAGTTGACCCAGAGACTCCGGAACATTCCCAATGAGGTTGTTGTCAGAAAGATAGAGACTAGAGAGGTTGGTCAAATTGCCGAGAGTGGAGGGAATAGCATTCACAATGGAACAAGAACGAAGATCAAGCACTCTGAGAGAAGGAAGGGAGAGACCAAACCAATCGGGAATAGGTCCAGGAAGGAGGAAATTAGAGGCATTGAAGGACTGCAAGAGAGTGAAATTGGCCAAAGCATCCACTGCAAATTGCGGGTTCCTCCTCCCAAGTCTGGTTCTTTTAAACCCAGAGATACTGATCCCAACGACTCGACCATTCTGGCATGTGATGCCAACCCAGAGTAAACAAGGGTCTGGTTTTCTTGGCCATTCCTTGCTCCTCAACCCCAGAGAAGCCCTCAGTTCAAGTAACGATTCTCGCTCCTCAGAGGAACTCAGTGGCTCAATCTGCTCCAATGTCACCTGACTCACcaccagcaacaacaacaaccggAACCACACTATCCCCATCTCTCACCAACGCTGACCCAAAGATCCATCCATTTCCATCAAATGTCTGCACACACACCCAACACATTTACATTTCTCTTTCTCCCAAAAGTCTTCAACTTTCTAATATATCACATACccccaaataaaaataataaataaataaaaagagaacaaaaacaaaaacaaattccCAACGAGTCTTACCGGAATCACAAACCTTGTTCTATTTCGGCTCCCCGCAGTTTCCACGGCTGCCAAATCTGTATCGCTTTCTAtgcttcttcctttcttctctgTCTGAGGTTATATTGTTCtaccctctctctctctctctctctctgtctctctgaATCCTCCTTCAGTTGACGGAAgacgaaaagaaaaatatttaaatttggagaagaaaaaaaaaagagaaaaagatattaTACTGTGACGTGATGGGGGCCtgagataaaaataacaaattggAGAGAGAATGGTTtaacaacaaatacaaagaagTAGTAGGTAGCTCTCTGCGGCTGTGGTTGTGggtgttttcttctttctccgtGAGGTTGAGAcagagaaaatgagagagaaaattgcaGTGAGTGAGGAATGCAAGCCGACACTGAATCCGGCACCGGAAATCCCGCCAAGTCCAGCAAAGGCCACTCTAACACTAACTACTTATTCTAATCTCTTCCCTTAA
This DNA window, taken from Vigna radiata var. radiata cultivar VC1973A chromosome 5, Vradiata_ver6, whole genome shotgun sequence, encodes the following:
- the LOC106762136 gene encoding probable LRR receptor-like serine/threonine-protein kinase At2g16250 isoform X2 — translated: MGIVWFRLLLLLVVSQVTLEQIEPLSSSEERESLLELRASLGLRSKEWPRKPDPCLLWVGITCQNGRVVGISISGFKRTRLGRRNPQFAVDALANFTLLQSFNASNFLLPGPIPDWFGLSLPSLRVLDLRSCSIVNAIPSTLGNLTNLSSLYLSDNNLIGNVPESLGQLSALSVLDLSRNSLAGSIPTSFAFLGNLSSLDMSANFLSGPIPPEIGSLSRLQYLNLSNNGLATLPTQLGGLTSLVVLDLSQNSFASGGLPQDLVGFRNLRQMILTNSMLTGALPGRLFTGSLQLQFLVLKQNNFSGALPVELWSLPRLSFLDVSANNFSALLPNSSLAANATVAVLNISHNKFYGNLTPALRRFGFIDLSNNYFEGKVLDFMHNVSLGSNCLQNATDQRSTAECASFYEERGLSFDNFGQPNTTTPPASESSRKSNKTKIILAAVLGGLGLIALLVLLVVLLLLCVRKRGNSSQRGNGVGPAPVGSSPPNPGVPIEFPNVGDSFTYHQLLQATGDFNNANLIKHGHTGDFFNGVLESGIPVVIKRIDMRSAKKEAYLSELEFFNKVSHQRFVPLLGHCLENENEKFLVYKSMPNGDLSNCLYYKNTTSEDGTLQSLDWITRLKIATGAAEALSYLHHECVPPIVHRDIQASSILLDDKYEVRLGSLSEACAQEGDIHQSKITRFLRLPQ
- the LOC106762136 gene encoding probable LRR receptor-like serine/threonine-protein kinase At2g16250 isoform X1; its protein translation is MGIVWFRLLLLLVVSQVTLEQIEPLSSSEERESLLELRASLGLRSKEWPRKPDPCLLWVGITCQNGRVVGISISGFKRTRLGRRNPQFAVDALANFTLLQSFNASNFLLPGPIPDWFGLSLPSLRVLDLRSCSIVNAIPSTLGNLTNLSSLYLSDNNLIGNVPESLGQLSALSVLDLSRNSLAGSIPTSFAFLGNLSSLDMSANFLSGPIPPEIGSLSRLQYLNLSNNGLATLPTQLGGLTSLVVLDLSQNSFASGGLPQDLVGFRNLRQMILTNSMLTGALPGRLFTGSLQLQFLVLKQNNFSGALPVELWSLPRLSFLDVSANNFSALLPNSSLAANATVAVLNISHNKFYGNLTPALRRFGFIDLSNNYFEGKVLDFMHNVSLGSNCLQNATDQRSTAECASFYEERGLSFDNFGQPNTTTPPASESSRKSNKTKIILAAVLGGLGLIALLVLLVVLLLLCVRKRGNSSQRGNGVGPAPVGSSPPNPGVPIEFPNVGDSFTYHQLLQATGDFNNANLIKHGHTGDFFNGVLESGIPVVIKRIDMRSAKKEAYLSELEFFNKVSHQRFVPLLGHCLENENEKFLVYKSMPNGDLSNCLYYKNTTSEDGTLQSLDWITRLKIATGAAEALSYLHHECVPPIVHRDIQASSILLDDKYEVRLGSLSEACAQEGDIHQSKITRFLRLPQSSDQGPSGYSTTICAYDVYCLGKVLLELVTGRLGMSAASEAEVKEWFDQILPCINMYEKELVTKIIDPSMVVDEDFLEEVWAIAIVARSCLNPKPSRRPPMRYILKALENPLKVVREENSSSARLRATSSRGSWNAATLFGSWRQSSSDVTATPAASGVKLERVGSLKLSGTTGSRSQSQGSFHNGGGEISLSRRRHSKEIFPEPSGVDDVERLELE